From Acidihalobacter aeolianus, a single genomic window includes:
- the tnpC gene encoding IS66 family transposase has protein sequence MRIDGVDIEITLAQVRAQLEQEKDLSPALRASIEMMLMLFVVLLNRLGLNSRNSSQPPASDPNRPRSQRVRSSRPSGGQPGHVGKTLRPVEHPDEIEVLKIDRRRLPKGCYTEAGFETRQVFDIDISRIVTEYRAQILENESGQRFVASFPEGVDKKVQYGSGLKAHAVYLSQYQLLPYKRIQDYFADQLGIPLSDGSLVNFNREAFTRLAAFEAISKTALAKAVSAHADETGVNIDGKRHWLHGLSNADWTHYQVHSKRGQEAMDAIGILPRFRGVLCHDHWKPYYRYRDCTHALCNAHHLRELERAFEQDGQQWAEAMGKLLREIHQAVENAGGILPLTEANAYRQRYRDVLEAGQLECPEPEKPPDNKPRGRIKRSKARNLLERLMAYEDDVLRFMVDVNVPFTNNQAENDIRMTKVQQKISGCFRSLEGAAMFCRIRGYLSTCRKQGVTASEALRLVFDRKLPAFALAISEN, from the coding sequence GTGCGGATCGACGGCGTCGATATCGAGATCACCCTGGCACAGGTCAGGGCGCAACTGGAGCAGGAGAAAGACCTATCTCCGGCACTCCGCGCCAGTATCGAGATGATGCTCATGTTGTTCGTCGTGTTACTCAACCGTCTCGGGCTCAATAGCCGCAACAGCAGTCAGCCGCCGGCATCGGATCCCAATCGGCCACGCAGCCAGCGTGTGCGCTCAAGCCGACCTTCCGGTGGCCAGCCGGGGCACGTGGGCAAGACCTTGCGCCCGGTCGAGCATCCCGATGAGATCGAGGTCCTCAAGATCGATCGTCGTCGCTTGCCGAAAGGCTGCTATACCGAGGCGGGTTTCGAGACTCGCCAGGTTTTTGATATCGACATCAGCCGGATCGTGACCGAGTATCGGGCGCAGATCCTGGAGAATGAATCAGGCCAACGTTTTGTGGCTTCATTCCCGGAAGGGGTGGATAAGAAGGTGCAGTATGGTTCCGGCCTCAAGGCCCATGCCGTCTATCTGTCCCAATATCAGCTCTTGCCCTACAAGCGGATCCAGGATTACTTTGCCGATCAGTTGGGCATCCCTTTGAGCGATGGTTCACTGGTGAACTTCAATCGCGAGGCATTTACCCGCCTGGCGGCCTTTGAGGCGATCAGCAAAACGGCATTGGCCAAAGCCGTGTCCGCTCATGCCGACGAGACCGGGGTCAACATTGATGGCAAACGCCATTGGCTGCATGGTCTGTCCAATGCTGATTGGACGCATTATCAGGTCCACAGTAAGCGAGGCCAGGAGGCGATGGACGCGATCGGGATCCTGCCACGGTTCCGCGGTGTGCTGTGTCATGACCATTGGAAACCCTATTACCGTTATCGGGACTGCACCCATGCCCTGTGCAATGCCCACCACCTGCGCGAACTGGAACGAGCATTCGAGCAGGACGGACAACAATGGGCGGAAGCGATGGGCAAGCTGCTCAGAGAGATTCATCAGGCCGTCGAGAACGCTGGCGGCATCCTGCCGCTGACCGAGGCCAATGCTTACCGGCAGCGCTACCGAGATGTGCTCGAGGCGGGGCAACTGGAATGCCCTGAGCCGGAAAAACCACCCGACAACAAGCCTCGGGGGCGGATCAAGCGGAGCAAGGCCCGCAATCTGCTGGAGCGTCTGATGGCCTATGAAGACGATGTGCTGCGTTTCATGGTGGACGTCAATGTGCCGTTCACGAACAATCAGGCGGAGAACGATATCCGTATGACCAAAGTGCAGCAGAAGATCTCCGGCTGCTTCCGCAGCCTGGAGGGTGCCGCGATGTTTTGCCGCATACGGGGATATCTATCGACCTGCCGAAAGCAGGGGGTCACGGCTTCGGAGGCGTTGCGCCTAGTATTCGATCGCAAGCTACCGGCTTTTGCTCTGGCGATCTCTGAGAATTAG
- a CDS encoding PAS domain S-box protein: MDDKRHDDLRILIVDPPRTDAQRFERPLVQSRMACVTRHVHAVKTLRQNLESFLPHAVLADVDIPRYADKIILCDIRRNHPDIPVIFVGGDLKATEAVALIHDGASDYVPISDIARLPLSIQQALQQEEQVRHRKAAEQSLRETMEKLKLFRTLLDQSTDGIEVVDPETMRFMDVNDAECRSLGYQRDDLLQMTVLDIDPAARQNKSEIANRVLSELGKSGVARFESVHRRKDGKEFPVEVSVQVIELDRPYWISIARDISERKKHEAELLRLNRVLRTLNEANNALLHAENEPKLMQNICEMLVDSGDYVLAWIGLAQNDPEKNITPVAIAGDGEAYVNELQLSWGDGPNANGPCGLAVRTGETQNVGDMYNDHRFTPWRNLAGRFGYASCTAIPIMDRNHTLGCLTIYSRDEFTFSNDEINL; the protein is encoded by the coding sequence ATGGACGACAAAAGGCATGATGATCTGCGCATCCTGATCGTGGACCCACCTCGCACCGATGCCCAAAGATTCGAGCGTCCACTCGTGCAGAGCCGCATGGCGTGCGTGACTCGCCATGTGCATGCAGTCAAAACATTGCGTCAAAATCTGGAAAGTTTCCTTCCCCACGCAGTGCTCGCGGATGTAGACATCCCGCGATATGCGGATAAAATCATCCTCTGCGACATACGTAGAAACCACCCAGATATTCCAGTCATTTTCGTCGGCGGAGACCTCAAGGCTACGGAAGCTGTCGCTTTGATTCACGATGGCGCCAGCGATTACGTACCCATATCAGACATCGCAAGACTACCGCTAAGTATTCAGCAAGCACTACAGCAGGAAGAACAGGTCCGCCACCGCAAGGCAGCAGAGCAGTCACTGCGCGAGACAATGGAAAAACTAAAACTTTTCCGCACGCTGCTCGATCAATCAACCGATGGAATTGAAGTTGTCGATCCAGAAACCATGCGCTTTATGGACGTCAATGACGCCGAGTGCCGTAGTCTCGGCTACCAAAGGGACGATCTGTTGCAAATGACCGTACTCGACATCGACCCAGCTGCCCGGCAAAACAAATCAGAGATAGCGAATCGAGTACTTTCCGAGCTGGGGAAATCAGGTGTTGCACGTTTCGAAAGCGTACATCGACGCAAAGACGGAAAAGAGTTTCCCGTTGAAGTCAGCGTACAAGTAATCGAACTCGATCGTCCTTACTGGATCAGCATTGCACGAGATATCAGCGAACGCAAAAAACACGAAGCCGAACTGCTTCGCCTGAACCGTGTACTCAGAACCTTGAACGAAGCAAACAACGCATTATTACATGCCGAAAATGAACCCAAGCTGATGCAAAATATTTGCGAAATGCTGGTCGACAGCGGCGACTATGTGCTTGCATGGATCGGTTTGGCCCAGAATGACCCTGAGAAGAATATTACGCCAGTGGCCATTGCCGGAGATGGAGAGGCTTATGTCAACGAACTCCAACTCAGTTGGGGGGACGGACCAAACGCGAATGGCCCCTGTGGGCTAGCGGTTCGCACGGGTGAGACTCAAAACGTCGGCGATATGTATAACGATCACCGTTTCACTCCCTGGCGTAACCTAGCCGGCCGCTTTGGCTACGCTTCTTGTACCGCTATTCCGATCATGGACAGAAACCATACCCTTGGGTGTTTAACGATTTACTCGAGAGATGAGTTCACCTTTAGCAATGATGAAATAAATTTGTAA
- a CDS encoding ATP-binding protein, whose amino-acid sequence MTDIDRLFSRLDALLDRLEPLLPAAAPETDWDAVAFRWRRPGYLQPVRHPQLIEPDALLGIERQKSLLARNTAQFVRGLPANNALLWGSRGTGKSSLIRAMLEQFAGEGLRLIEVERRDLADLPEIVEPLYERPERFVIFSDDLSFEADDPSYKALKATLDGSVAAAPDNVLIYATSNRRHLLPEYQRDNLDTRVADGEIHHGEAVEEKISLSERFGLWIGFHAFRQEDYLGIVYHTLQRMQIVFDEEAVRPEALRFALERGSRSGRVAAQFARDWAGRTGL is encoded by the coding sequence ATGACCGACATCGACCGCCTGTTCAGCCGCCTGGACGCCTTGCTCGACCGCCTCGAACCCCTGCTGCCCGCCGCCGCTCCAGAAACGGACTGGGACGCTGTGGCCTTCCGCTGGCGCCGGCCCGGTTACCTGCAACCGGTACGCCACCCGCAACTGATCGAGCCCGACGCCCTGCTCGGCATCGAGCGCCAGAAGTCCTTGCTGGCGCGCAACACGGCGCAGTTCGTGCGCGGCCTACCGGCCAACAATGCCCTGCTGTGGGGTTCGCGCGGCACCGGCAAGTCTTCGCTCATCCGCGCCATGCTGGAGCAGTTCGCCGGCGAGGGACTGCGCCTGATCGAGGTCGAACGGCGCGATCTGGCCGACCTGCCCGAGATCGTCGAGCCGTTGTACGAACGCCCCGAACGCTTCGTGATCTTCTCCGACGATCTTTCCTTCGAGGCCGACGACCCGAGCTACAAGGCGCTCAAGGCAACGCTGGACGGTTCGGTTGCCGCCGCCCCGGACAACGTTCTCATCTACGCGACTTCCAATCGCCGTCACCTGCTGCCCGAATACCAGCGCGACAACCTGGACACGCGCGTGGCCGACGGCGAGATTCACCATGGCGAGGCGGTTGAAGAGAAGATTTCCCTGTCCGAACGCTTCGGCCTGTGGATCGGTTTTCACGCCTTCCGCCAGGAGGACTACCTCGGCATCGTCTACCACACCCTGCAGCGCATGCAGATCGTCTTCGACGAGGAGGCAGTACGCCCCGAAGCCCTGCGCTTCGCGCTGGAACGCGGCTCGCGCAGCGGTCGCGTGGCCGCCCAATTCGCGCGCGACTGGGCCGGCCGCACTGGTTTATAG
- a CDS encoding class I SAM-dependent methyltransferase yields MSNPETGRPPVQNSDFWNQRYAAQTFVWTANANRFVAEEVAYLPPGRALDLAAGEGRNAVWLAEQGWQAHAVDFSDVAMEKCRRLAAERQVAERVTCEVADLHDYVPTPDAYDLVLLIYLQIPQVELTPVIARAAEAVAPGGTFLLVAHDSANLKDGYGGPQNPDVLYTANEVLAALGDRLEVEKAGVVERPVETGAGTRVALDCLVRARRPR; encoded by the coding sequence ATGTCAAACCCAGAGACAGGAAGACCACCCGTACAAAACAGCGATTTCTGGAACCAGCGCTACGCCGCGCAGACGTTCGTCTGGACCGCCAACGCGAACCGCTTCGTGGCGGAAGAAGTCGCTTATCTGCCGCCTGGCAGGGCCCTGGATCTCGCCGCCGGCGAGGGCCGCAACGCGGTCTGGCTCGCCGAACAGGGCTGGCAGGCGCACGCGGTCGATTTTTCCGATGTCGCCATGGAAAAGTGTCGCCGTCTGGCGGCAGAGCGCCAGGTTGCCGAACGCGTGACCTGCGAGGTGGCCGATCTGCACGACTATGTGCCCACGCCCGACGCCTACGACCTCGTCTTGCTGATCTACCTGCAGATTCCACAGGTTGAGCTGACCCCGGTCATCGCAAGAGCGGCCGAGGCGGTGGCGCCGGGCGGCACCTTCCTGCTGGTCGCGCATGACTCGGCCAATCTGAAGGACGGCTATGGCGGCCCGCAGAATCCCGATGTGCTCTACACCGCGAACGAGGTGCTCGCGGCGCTGGGCGACCGGCTGGAGGTCGAGAAGGCCGGCGTGGTCGAGCGTCCGGTGGAAACCGGTGCCGGCACCCGCGTCGCCCTCGACTGCCTCGTGCGCGCACGGCGCCCCCGCTAA